A stretch of the Candidatus Kaelpia imicola genome encodes the following:
- the proB gene encoding glutamate 5-kinase: MYKKIVIKIGSSILRKSGGSLNLGKFKDIAKEVSSLIEKNRKVVIVSSGAIASGMGKLGLKSRPQMMSRLQALASLGQIELMKSYQDSFSKYRIEIGQVLLNWDDFSDRKRYLNAKDTIEQLIKLKVIPVINENDALAVEEIKLGDNDRLSAMVASLISADLLLILSDVDGIYDGEGKIIRRVSDIKGVKKHCFDTDKDYCVGGMITKLEAVEIAASLGIPSVITNGNDKNGIREGIGLESGTFIEAEKRLSAKKHWITYLSKAKGVITVDTGAEKAIVERGKSILPMGILSINGHFDAGDLITVKNEIGTEIARGISGYSSSEIEKIRGRKSKEIAEVLGFKRRDEVVYRDNLVLSEVKR; this comes from the coding sequence ATGTATAAAAAGATAGTCATTAAAATCGGTTCCAGTATCTTGCGTAAAAGCGGCGGCTCTCTCAATCTTGGCAAATTCAAAGATATTGCGAAAGAAGTATCTTCTCTTATAGAAAAAAACAGGAAGGTTGTGATTGTCTCATCAGGTGCTATTGCATCCGGTATGGGTAAGCTGGGTCTTAAATCTCGGCCTCAGATGATGTCACGCCTCCAGGCTCTTGCTTCTTTAGGTCAGATAGAGCTTATGAAGAGTTATCAAGACTCTTTCTCTAAATACAGGATAGAGATAGGCCAGGTTCTTCTTAACTGGGATGATTTTTCAGATAGGAAGAGGTATTTAAATGCAAAAGATACGATAGAACAGCTGATTAAGCTAAAAGTAATTCCTGTAATAAATGAGAATGATGCTTTGGCAGTTGAAGAGATAAAGCTTGGAGATAATGACAGGCTTTCAGCTATGGTTGCCTCTCTTATATCCGCAGATCTCCTGTTGATTCTTTCGGATGTAGACGGTATATATGACGGGGAAGGAAAAATTATAAGAAGAGTATCCGATATTAAGGGTGTAAAAAAACACTGTTTTGATACCGATAAAGATTATTGCGTAGGCGGTATGATCACCAAGCTTGAAGCTGTTGAGATTGCCGCTTCTTTAGGCATACCTTCTGTCATAACTAACGGCAATGATAAAAATGGAATTAGAGAGGGGATTGGGCTAGAGAGCGGTACTTTTATTGAGGCAGAGAAGAGACTCTCTGCTAAAAAACATTGGATTACCTATCTTTCAAAGGCTAAAGGCGTGATTACAGTTGATACTGGTGCAGAGAAGGCAATTGTTGAGAGAGGCAAGAGTATTTTGCCTATGGGTATTCTTAGTATCAACGGCCACTTTGATGCCGGGGATTTAATCACTGTAAAAAATGAAATAGGAACAGAGATTGCAAGAGGTATCTCTGGATACTCTTCTTCAGAGATAGAAAAGATAAGAGGGCGTAAGAGTAAAGAGATAGCGGAAGTCTTAGGGTTTAAAAGGCGGGATGAGGTTGTATATAGAGACAATCTGGTACTCTCTGAGGTTAAAAGATGA
- a CDS encoding glutamate-5-semialdehyde dehydrogenase: MNLDKRIERIAREAKDASFKIAILSSSSKNKALRAMAAAIDKSSSYISSENERDLKKAKRDGLSSTMIDRLYLSSKRIKEMSRSLREIAKLKDPLGEIISLWDRPNGLKIGKVRVPIGVIAIIYESRPNVTSDCAGLCLKSGNSVILRGGSEAYSSNRAIHQVLTAAASPIIPKDAIKLIPTKDRKALDYLLKLGSQIDLLIPRGGESLIRYVTEHAAMPVIKHYKGVCHLFVDRSAKIDMAIDIALNAKVQRPGVCNAIETLIVHKNIAKKLLPLLGEKLKDAGVKLRGCSKSRAVLPWIEKAKEGDYYREYLDLILNLKIVDSVAEAISHINKYGSSHSDAIVTDDHESAYRFLREVDSACVYLNASTRFTDGFQFGMGAEMGISTDKIHARGPMALEELTTYKYVVFGNGQIRV, from the coding sequence ATGAATTTAGACAAAAGGATTGAAAGAATAGCAAGAGAGGCTAAGGATGCTTCTTTCAAGATTGCAATACTCTCAAGCAGCAGCAAGAATAAGGCTTTAAGAGCTATGGCAGCTGCCATAGATAAGAGTTCAAGTTATATTAGTTCCGAGAACGAGAGAGACCTAAAAAAAGCTAAAAGAGATGGACTTAGTTCTACGATGATTGATAGGCTCTATCTCAGCTCTAAAAGAATAAAAGAGATGTCGAGGTCGCTAAGAGAGATTGCAAAGCTTAAAGATCCTTTAGGCGAAATCATCAGTCTTTGGGATAGGCCGAATGGTCTTAAAATAGGCAAGGTTCGTGTTCCAATAGGTGTGATTGCGATTATATATGAATCACGTCCCAATGTTACGAGTGACTGTGCTGGGCTCTGTCTTAAAAGCGGTAACTCTGTGATTTTAAGAGGGGGGAGTGAAGCTTACAGCTCTAACCGCGCTATACATCAAGTTTTAACAGCTGCGGCCTCTCCTATAATACCTAAGGATGCCATAAAGCTAATTCCAACGAAGGATAGAAAAGCGTTGGACTATCTTCTGAAACTTGGCAGTCAAATAGATCTTCTAATACCTAGAGGCGGTGAATCTCTGATAAGATATGTGACAGAGCATGCTGCTATGCCTGTAATAAAGCATTACAAAGGGGTCTGCCATCTATTTGTTGACAGATCGGCAAAGATAGATATGGCGATAGATATTGCTTTAAATGCCAAAGTACAGAGACCCGGCGTCTGCAATGCTATTGAGACGCTCATAGTCCATAAAAATATAGCTAAAAAGCTTCTTCCGCTTCTTGGAGAAAAATTAAAAGATGCCGGAGTTAAACTTAGAGGCTGCAGTAAGAGCAGAGCGGTTCTTCCTTGGATAGAGAAGGCCAAAGAGGGAGATTATTACAGAGAGTACCTAGATTTGATTCTCAATTTGAAAATAGTTGACAGTGTAGCTGAAGCCATCTCTCATATAAATAAATACGGCAGCAGTCATTCAGATGCAATCGTAACAGATGATCATGAGAGTGCTTACAGGTTTTTGAGAGAGGTTGATTCTGCTTGTGTCTATCTCAATGCTTCTACTCGTTTTACTGATGGTTTTCAATTTGGAATGGGGGCTGAGATGGGTATATCAACAGATAAGATACATGCTAGAGGTCCTATGGCGCTTGAGGAGCTGACAACATATAAATATGTAGTTTTTGGAAATGGTCAAATCAGAGTCTAA
- the nadD gene encoding nicotinate-nucleotide adenylyltransferase: protein MVKSESKLKKSKKIGILGGAFDPIHMGHLLLAEYALGEFELDRVVFLPYNISVSKEPPQASSQDRLNMLKLATMDNPSLSVSDIEIKRGGISFSYETLRTFKKEEPKDETSFLIGSDAFSELKSWKNYKSLIGMTRFIVAVRPGTKVKSIKGAKYDRLLIPQIAISSSSLRNRAESGFSLRYLVPDKVRDYIVNFRLYR from the coding sequence ATGGTCAAATCAGAGTCTAAGCTTAAAAAATCAAAAAAAATTGGCATCTTAGGCGGAGCCTTTGACCCTATACATATGGGGCATCTTTTATTAGCGGAGTATGCTTTAGGTGAGTTTGAATTAGATAGGGTAGTATTTTTGCCTTATAATATCTCTGTTTCTAAAGAACCTCCTCAAGCATCATCTCAGGATAGATTGAATATGCTTAAATTGGCAACCATGGATAACCCTTCTCTCTCTGTCTCTGATATTGAGATTAAGAGGGGGGGAATCTCTTTCAGTTATGAGACTTTGAGAACTTTTAAAAAAGAAGAACCTAAAGATGAGACATCTTTTTTAATAGGCTCCGATGCTTTCTCTGAACTCAAGAGCTGGAAGAATTATAAAAGCTTAATCGGAATGACACGCTTTATAGTGGCTGTTAGGCCGGGAACAAAAGTCAAAAGTATTAAAGGGGCTAAATATGATAGGCTTCTTATTCCTCAGATAGCAATCTCTTCATCTTCTCTTAGAAATAGGGCAGAGAGCGGCTTTTCGTTGCGTTATCTTGTACCTGATAAAGTTAGGGATTATATTGTAAATTTCAGGCTCTATAGATGA
- a CDS encoding hemolysin family protein, producing MNLAIHFFLLPLFLFLSALFSSSESAIFSLTEYEKTKFKSRHPKTYQRLSSFLKDSTKTISLIITGNTIVNIVTTSIMGILLYYLFPNISVILLIFIVTSTILFFGEVIPKLLALRFAGNYSFFSVYFLTIVSKIIFPLERLLNRAAIRVSSLFFSEGVEILEDKPALSEIYAIVKSGEERGLLEREERILAERVLDLGKSWVKEIMTPRIDIEALEERSSLDELKVLIKKTKHTRYLIYRESLDSVIGVVYSRDLLFSKFSIWNNLIHPVLTVPDSMDIDELLIQFKERNEEVALIVDEYGGTAGIVTLEDILEELVGEIENEYKRDKNKIKKINLDTYAVMASVSLSDLGDELGIDLKTPGIASLGGLLLNLFQKVPSSGQSIEYKDLRFFINEVSRNRIKKVTIKISR from the coding sequence ATGAATCTTGCTATACACTTTTTTCTTTTGCCGCTATTCTTATTTTTATCCGCGCTCTTCTCTTCTTCAGAGAGTGCCATTTTTTCTCTCACTGAATACGAAAAAACAAAATTCAAGTCCAGACACCCCAAAACTTATCAGAGACTTTCCTCTTTTTTAAAAGATTCTACCAAAACTATATCTTTGATCATAACAGGTAATACAATAGTCAACATTGTAACTACCAGCATAATGGGGATATTGCTCTATTATCTCTTTCCCAATATCTCAGTTATTCTTTTAATCTTTATTGTAACTTCGACAATACTTTTTTTTGGCGAAGTTATCCCAAAATTGTTGGCCTTAAGATTTGCAGGTAATTATTCCTTTTTTTCGGTGTATTTTCTTACTATAGTTTCTAAGATAATATTTCCGCTGGAGAGATTGCTTAATAGGGCAGCTATAAGGGTCTCATCACTCTTTTTTTCAGAAGGCGTTGAGATTCTTGAAGATAAGCCTGCACTATCTGAGATATATGCAATTGTAAAATCAGGAGAGGAGAGAGGGCTATTAGAGAGAGAGGAGAGAATCTTAGCCGAGAGAGTTCTTGATTTAGGTAAGAGCTGGGTAAAAGAGATAATGACACCGAGGATTGATATTGAAGCTCTAGAAGAGAGAAGCTCACTGGATGAATTAAAAGTATTAATAAAAAAAACAAAGCATACAAGATACCTAATTTATAGAGAGAGTTTGGATTCTGTTATAGGTGTTGTATATTCAAGGGATCTTCTTTTTTCGAAATTTAGTATTTGGAATAATCTAATCCATCCCGTTTTAACCGTACCCGACTCTATGGATATAGATGAGCTCTTGATTCAATTTAAGGAGAGAAACGAAGAGGTTGCCTTAATTGTTGATGAGTATGGCGGTACAGCCGGAATAGTTACCTTGGAAGATATTCTAGAAGAGCTTGTTGGAGAGATAGAGAATGAGTACAAGAGAGATAAAAACAAAATTAAGAAGATTAACTTAGATACTTATGCTGTTATGGCAAGCGTATCGCTGTCTGATCTCGGTGATGAACTGGGCATAGATTTGAAAACTCCTGGAATAGCATCTCTGGGAGGATTATTGCTCAATCTCTTCCAGAAGGTTCCTTCCAGCGGACAGTCTATCGAGTATAAGGATTTAAGATTCTTCATTAATGAGGTAAGTAGAAACAGAATTAAAAAAGTAACTATAAAAATAAGCAGATGA
- a CDS encoding CNNM domain-containing protein: MSLLTLIMTIVFFLLIAGFSSGYETGLISIPVSVVEERRNLNRKSDLWLIDKMQYLEKLVSATLVMTNFALSASTILFLSAIVRFFTESQAEIITIIVLAPLSIVFSEIVPKSIFRTKPSLIFRTVKIFRILYYAIHPLSYLFYLFPSKMIDRFSKTPARVRSLGSKEQIKVAIVKSEERGVLQEHEKTILHKVFHLREKQVKEIMIPRKRVVSVSSDLDTNVVIAEFKKYEFSRLPVYDKDKQEYLGVINYMDLLIQDIDKNIDLNNFLHEIFYVDDNTYLDDLLIQMLRKNIHMVGIRSSLGKVIGMVTLEDVMEEIVGEY, from the coding sequence ATGAGTCTCTTAACGTTAATTATGACTATTGTTTTTTTTCTGCTAATTGCCGGCTTCTCTTCTGGTTATGAGACGGGGTTGATATCTATTCCGGTCTCTGTAGTCGAGGAGAGGCGAAATTTAAACAGAAAATCGGATCTCTGGTTAATAGATAAGATGCAGTATCTTGAAAAGCTTGTCTCTGCAACGCTTGTCATGACAAACTTTGCTCTAAGCGCAAGCACGATACTCTTTCTCTCTGCAATCGTGAGGTTTTTTACTGAATCACAGGCTGAGATAATTACTATTATTGTACTTGCACCATTGAGTATTGTCTTTTCAGAGATAGTACCAAAAAGTATTTTCAGGACAAAGCCGTCTCTGATTTTTAGAACAGTCAAAATATTCCGGATTTTATACTACGCTATCCACCCTCTCTCTTATCTGTTCTATCTCTTTCCCTCGAAGATGATTGACAGGTTTAGCAAGACACCTGCTAGAGTACGCTCTCTTGGTTCTAAAGAACAGATCAAAGTTGCGATAGTTAAGAGCGAGGAGAGAGGTGTTCTTCAGGAACATGAAAAGACAATTCTGCACAAGGTTTTTCATCTTAGAGAGAAGCAGGTAAAAGAGATAATGATACCCAGGAAGAGGGTTGTTTCAGTTTCAAGTGATTTAGATACGAACGTTGTTATAGCCGAGTTTAAAAAATATGAATTTTCACGTCTGCCTGTCTACGATAAAGATAAGCAAGAGTATCTGGGAGTTATAAACTATATGGACCTGCTGATTCAAGATATTGATAAGAATATAGATTTAAACAATTTTCTTCATGAGATCTTCTATGTTGATGATAATACATACCTGGATGATCTTCTGATTCAGATGCTTAGGAAGAATATCCATATGGTTGGGATACGCAGTTCGTTGGGTAAAGTTATAGGTATGGTAACCCTGGAAGATGTGATGGAAGAGATAGTAGGTGAATATTAA
- the ilvB gene encoding biosynthetic-type acetolactate synthase large subunit — translation MKMTGANIVIEALKREGVKDIFGYPGGSVLPLFDVLYDAPVNFILTRHEQGAVHAADGYARSTGRVGVCIATSGPGATNLVTGIATAYMDSIPIVCITGQVKTHLIGNDAFQEADTTGITRPITKYNYLVKDIKDLGRIIREAFYCASTGRPGPVVIDLPVDITLKQYDYKYQEKVSIRGYKPVLKGHPLQIKKAAEMIEKSKRPVLYTGGGIIISEADRELKKLSDKCQIPVTTTLMGLGGFPEDAELSLGMPGMHGTVYANLAIQKSDLLIAVGSRFDDRVTGKIEAFAPEAKIIHIDIDPSAISKNVDVEIPIVGDARKILIELNKIIKKSDSADWVKQIKSWKKDFPLKYEETAAGLKPQYVIEQIYKLTKGDAIITTEVGQNQMWAAHWYQYTKPRTYISSGGLGTMGYGFPAAIGAKIGNPDKVVVDIAGDGSIQMNIQELATAVSYEVPVIIAILNNGCLGMVRQWQEMFYKERYSYTCLDNPDFIKIADAYGAIGIRVKKQSEVGPAIKKALKSKKKPVVIDFIVDGFENVFPMVPAGEAIDRMIGGMA, via the coding sequence ATGAAGATGACCGGTGCAAATATTGTAATAGAGGCTTTAAAACGCGAAGGCGTGAAGGATATCTTTGGTTATCCAGGAGGTTCCGTGCTGCCTCTCTTTGATGTCTTATATGATGCTCCTGTAAACTTTATCTTAACACGCCACGAACAGGGTGCGGTTCACGCTGCTGATGGGTATGCAAGAAGCACAGGCCGTGTTGGTGTCTGCATTGCCACTTCAGGTCCAGGGGCTACCAACCTTGTTACCGGTATTGCAACTGCTTATATGGATTCTATCCCGATAGTCTGTATAACGGGTCAGGTTAAGACTCATTTGATAGGAAACGATGCTTTTCAGGAAGCAGATACAACCGGTATAACGCGGCCGATAACAAAGTATAATTATCTGGTTAAAGATATAAAAGATTTAGGTAGAATAATAAGAGAGGCCTTCTATTGTGCTTCTACCGGCCGGCCTGGACCCGTTGTTATAGATCTACCTGTAGATATAACTTTAAAGCAATATGATTACAAATATCAGGAGAAGGTTTCGATAAGAGGATATAAGCCTGTCTTGAAAGGCCATCCTTTGCAGATCAAAAAAGCAGCTGAGATGATTGAGAAATCGAAACGGCCTGTCCTCTATACGGGTGGCGGTATTATCATATCTGAGGCAGATAGAGAGCTTAAAAAGTTATCCGATAAATGTCAGATACCCGTAACAACTACGCTTATGGGCTTAGGAGGGTTTCCTGAAGATGCGGAGCTATCTTTAGGTATGCCGGGCATGCATGGTACTGTCTATGCAAACCTTGCAATACAAAAGTCAGATCTTCTTATTGCGGTTGGGTCAAGGTTTGACGATAGAGTTACAGGTAAGATTGAAGCTTTTGCACCAGAAGCAAAGATTATTCACATAGATATCGATCCTTCGGCTATAAGTAAAAATGTGGATGTTGAAATTCCTATTGTCGGTGATGCAAGGAAGATATTGATTGAACTAAATAAAATAATTAAAAAGTCAGATTCTGCTGATTGGGTTAAACAGATAAAGAGCTGGAAAAAAGATTTTCCTTTAAAATATGAAGAGACTGCAGCTGGTCTAAAACCTCAATATGTTATAGAGCAGATCTATAAGCTGACAAAGGGTGATGCCATTATAACAACAGAGGTGGGTCAGAATCAGATGTGGGCAGCTCACTGGTATCAGTATACAAAACCCAGAACGTATATCTCATCCGGCGGCTTGGGTACTATGGGTTATGGTTTCCCTGCTGCGATAGGCGCCAAAATAGGTAATCCCGATAAAGTTGTAGTAGATATAGCCGGGGATGGCAGTATCCAGATGAATATACAGGAGCTTGCAACAGCTGTGAGCTATGAGGTCCCTGTTATAATTGCTATTTTGAACAATGGTTGCCTAGGTATGGTTAGGCAATGGCAAGAAATGTTCTACAAAGAGAGATACTCTTATACCTGTCTTGATAATCCTGATTTTATAAAGATAGCCGATGCTTACGGAGCAATCGGCATAAGAGTTAAAAAACAATCCGAGGTTGGGCCTGCGATAAAGAAGGCTTTAAAGAGCAAGAAGAAGCCTGTGGTTATCGATTTCATAGTAGATGGTTTTGAAAACGTCTTTCCTATGGTTCCTGCAGGCGAAGCTATAGATAGAATGATAGGCGGGATGGCTTAA
- the ilvN gene encoding acetolactate synthase small subunit — protein sequence MKNYVLSVLVENKAGVLARVSGLFSARGFNIRSLAVAETDSPSVSRMSLVVNADEKTFEQVKKQLNKLIDVVAVQDFTKKDFFDRELLLIKLRYTSQSRSHIIKIIELLEGKILHVGTKVICIEVVGDKERVATSLQLLKPYGIKEVMRTGVVAIGKE from the coding sequence ATGAAAAATTACGTATTATCGGTTTTGGTTGAAAATAAGGCAGGAGTTCTTGCGCGCGTATCAGGGCTTTTTAGCGCCAGAGGCTTTAATATTCGTTCTTTAGCTGTTGCTGAGACAGACTCTCCATCGGTATCGCGTATGTCTTTGGTTGTTAATGCTGATGAGAAGACATTTGAGCAGGTAAAAAAGCAGCTCAATAAATTAATAGATGTTGTGGCTGTGCAAGATTTTACAAAAAAAGATTTCTTTGACAGAGAACTGTTGCTTATAAAGTTACGGTATACATCTCAGAGCCGCTCTCATATCATAAAGATTATAGAGTTGCTTGAGGGTAAGATATTACATGTCGGTACCAAGGTAATCTGTATTGAGGTTGTTGGAGACAAAGAGAGAGTTGCTACATCTTTGCAGCTTTTAAAGCCGTACGGCATAAAAGAGGTTATGAGAACCGGTGTCGTAGCTATAGGAAAAGAGTGA
- the ilvC gene encoding ketol-acid reductoisomerase, whose amino-acid sequence MAKVYYDKDANLAFIKKRKVAIIGYGAQGRAQALNLRDSGVEVIIAELKKSPNYKIALKDKFKPVTAVEAAKEADIIHMLAQDHIQAAIYKNIKPYLEKGNAISFSHGFNIHFSQIIPPDYVDVFMVAPKGPGTLVRDMYLERKGVPNLIAIYQDATGKAKKLALAFSKAIGGTRAGVIETTFKEETETDLFGEQAVLCGGATELVKAGFDTLTSAGYQPEIAYFECLHELKLIVDLIYKHGIQKMRYVISDTAEYGDYTRGKRVIDAKVRREMKKILKEIQSGSFAEEWIKENKTGRKKFLADRKKAEGEKIEKVGFKLREMMPWIK is encoded by the coding sequence ATGGCTAAGGTATATTATGATAAAGACGCAAATCTGGCGTTTATAAAAAAGAGAAAAGTTGCTATTATCGGCTATGGTGCCCAAGGCAGGGCTCAGGCCTTAAATTTACGTGACAGCGGAGTTGAGGTTATAATAGCGGAGTTAAAGAAATCTCCTAATTATAAAATTGCTCTTAAGGACAAGTTTAAACCGGTAACTGCAGTTGAGGCGGCGAAAGAAGCAGATATTATACATATGCTTGCTCAGGATCATATTCAGGCTGCTATATATAAGAATATTAAGCCATACTTAGAGAAGGGCAATGCAATAAGCTTTTCGCACGGTTTTAATATTCATTTCTCACAGATTATCCCGCCTGATTATGTCGATGTCTTTATGGTTGCACCTAAGGGCCCTGGAACACTCGTTCGTGATATGTATCTAGAGAGAAAAGGTGTACCTAATTTAATAGCAATATATCAGGATGCAACAGGCAAAGCAAAGAAGCTTGCCCTGGCTTTTTCCAAGGCTATAGGCGGTACGCGTGCAGGAGTTATTGAGACAACATTTAAGGAGGAGACAGAGACAGATCTCTTTGGTGAGCAGGCTGTTCTCTGCGGTGGAGCAACAGAGCTTGTTAAAGCAGGATTTGACACTTTGACTTCTGCGGGTTATCAGCCTGAGATTGCATATTTTGAATGTTTACACGAGTTAAAACTCATCGTAGATTTAATCTATAAGCATGGTATTCAAAAGATGAGATATGTTATATCAGACACTGCCGAATACGGAGATTATACCCGCGGCAAACGTGTTATAGACGCAAAAGTTCGCCGTGAGATGAAAAAGATCTTAAAAGAGATTCAATCAGGTTCTTTTGCGGAAGAGTGGATTAAAGAGAATAAAACCGGCAGAAAGAAATTTCTTGCAGATAGAAAGAAAGCAGAGGGAGAGAAGATAGAGAAGGTCGGTTTCAAACTTCGCGAAATGATGCCCTGGATAAAATAG
- a CDS encoding DUF1189 family protein, with protein MKEIADSFNLQKYQFLKDKKLSKSISFLLFFTFLISFLFAFKLTLFVNRELPGLAYKAKQVLEKNITDIPAIEIKDGVTIKPDQRYQKKWKEFSLIIAPNESDPYKILGESESLLGLTKENLITKSKKEKIESEIKVYDLKNIEELLITPIEEGISISSGEFKFDLTPDFINRLMKRLAVFAFPILLMLLLATLFFSKLIHLFFFSIFGLMFNNRLNANLRYKQLLNIGIYALVPPTTLSIILQTLNLKAPLSWVLYSTIYIMLIYKVIKLNAKPIKIPLETESDFKNNSSSSSENINL; from the coding sequence ATGAAAGAGATAGCAGATAGCTTCAATCTTCAAAAATACCAGTTCTTAAAAGACAAAAAACTCTCAAAGAGTATCTCTTTTTTACTTTTTTTTACTTTTCTAATAAGCTTCTTATTTGCATTTAAGCTAACCTTATTTGTAAATAGAGAGCTTCCTGGCCTTGCCTACAAAGCAAAGCAAGTTCTTGAGAAAAACATAACAGATATCCCTGCAATAGAGATTAAAGACGGTGTGACAATAAAACCGGACCAAAGATATCAAAAAAAGTGGAAAGAGTTCTCGCTTATAATCGCACCAAATGAAAGCGACCCCTATAAAATACTTGGAGAATCAGAATCTCTCCTGGGGTTGACTAAAGAGAATTTGATTACAAAATCCAAAAAAGAGAAGATTGAATCAGAGATTAAGGTCTATGACTTAAAAAATATTGAAGAGCTTCTTATAACACCAATCGAAGAAGGGATCAGTATATCTTCCGGAGAATTTAAATTTGACCTAACACCTGATTTTATAAACCGCCTTATGAAGCGCCTTGCAGTATTTGCTTTCCCAATACTATTAATGCTACTTTTAGCAACTCTGTTCTTCTCTAAATTAATACATCTTTTCTTTTTTAGCATCTTCGGTCTAATGTTTAACAACAGACTCAATGCAAACCTTAGATACAAACAGCTTCTAAATATAGGGATATACGCCTTAGTGCCTCCTACCACTCTATCTATAATCTTGCAAACATTAAACCTAAAAGCACCTTTAAGTTGGGTATTATACAGCACTATTTACATCATGCTAATATATAAAGTAATTAAACTAAATGCTAAGCCTATAAAAATACCATTAGAAACTGAATCTGATTTTAAAAACAACAGTAGCTCTAGTTCGGAAAATATCAATCTTTAA
- a CDS encoding MBL fold metallo-hydrolase produces the protein MAISIKFCGGAQTVTGSMHLISTSKSKILLDCGLFQGRRDEYYKVNSKFTFNLNNIDASVLSHAHIDHCGNIPNLVKQGYRNSVYCTSATKNLCRFMLLDSGYIQGEDIKYVNKINKRRGLPPREPLYTQREARKALKHLRSISYHRNFPLTKDVSLTFYEAGHILGSAIPLIEIKTRRRPIRIAYAVDLGRVDMPLLKNPEIPGDVDYLMIEGTYGNREHSSIKDAEVELANAINKTIKRGGKVIIPSFALERTQIVVFFISQLMRKKKIKKIPIYVDGPLAVNVTDVFRESADYFDVETAKEFLNSGDPFGYDNVTYVKDVSKSKQLHNVTEPIILISASGMCENGRILHHLKNNIENPKNAIIVIGFMANNTLGKRIVERAKTVRIFGRIYELNAEVITVNAFSSHADKNGLLNYVRGIGKKVKGVFLVHGEIEQLKMLRTDIRKKLNINPQIPAKGDTIYLKS, from the coding sequence GTGGCTATATCTATTAAGTTTTGCGGCGGTGCTCAGACTGTTACTGGTTCAATGCATCTTATATCAACCTCTAAGTCTAAGATACTTCTTGATTGCGGTCTTTTTCAGGGTAGGAGAGATGAGTATTATAAGGTGAATTCTAAATTTACTTTTAACCTAAACAATATTGATGCCTCTGTTCTGTCTCATGCTCATATAGACCATTGCGGTAATATTCCAAACCTCGTAAAACAGGGTTATAGAAACTCAGTTTACTGTACCTCGGCTACAAAAAACCTTTGCCGTTTTATGCTTTTAGATTCTGGTTATATTCAGGGGGAGGATATTAAGTATGTTAATAAGATAAACAAGAGACGTGGATTACCTCCCAGGGAGCCGTTATATACTCAGAGAGAGGCAAGAAAAGCGTTAAAGCATTTAAGGTCTATTAGTTACCACAGGAATTTTCCTTTAACGAAAGACGTTAGCCTTACTTTTTATGAAGCAGGTCATATTCTTGGTTCAGCTATACCTTTGATTGAAATAAAAACAAGAAGAAGACCTATAAGGATAGCCTATGCGGTTGATTTGGGCAGAGTCGATATGCCGTTGCTTAAAAACCCTGAGATTCCTGGCGATGTGGACTATCTTATGATTGAAGGTACTTATGGAAACAGGGAACATAGCAGTATAAAGGATGCAGAGGTTGAGCTTGCCAATGCTATAAACAAGACTATAAAGAGGGGTGGCAAGGTTATCATACCGTCTTTTGCTTTAGAGAGGACCCAGATAGTAGTCTTCTTTATAAGTCAGCTGATGAGAAAGAAGAAGATCAAAAAGATTCCCATTTATGTTGATGGTCCTTTGGCTGTTAATGTGACTGATGTATTTAGAGAGAGCGCAGACTATTTTGACGTAGAGACCGCTAAAGAGTTTTTAAATAGCGGTGATCCTTTTGGTTATGATAATGTTACTTACGTTAAGGATGTTAGTAAGTCAAAACAGCTTCACAATGTAACAGAACCCATAATATTGATCTCAGCATCGGGAATGTGTGAAAACGGGAGAATATTGCATCATTTGAAAAACAATATTGAAAATCCCAAAAATGCTATAATAGTCATCGGTTTTATGGCAAATAATACCTTAGGTAAAAGAATAGTTGAGAGAGCTAAAACAGTGCGCATATTCGGCAGGATATACGAACTTAATGCAGAGGTTATAACAGTCAATGCTTTTAGTTCTCATGCGGACAAGAATGGATTATTAAACTATGTTAGAGGTATAGGTAAAAAAGTCAAAGGGGTTTTTCTGGTTCATGGTGAAATAGAACAGCTCAAAATGTTAAGGACAGACATAAGGAAGAAACTTAATATAAACCCTCAGATTCCTGCTAAAGGAGATACCATATATCTTAAGAGCTAA